A DNA window from Zingiber officinale cultivar Zhangliang chromosome 3A, Zo_v1.1, whole genome shotgun sequence contains the following coding sequences:
- the LOC122053436 gene encoding superoxide dismutase [Cu-Zn]-like: MASFSWTEEDMLRCCGSKRFAKELASTSPFSDLHHAIQFAHGIWFNKVALLTSSSTSFSFSVTPKEMVKAVAVLGNSEGVKGTIYFVQEGDGPTTITGSITGLKPGLHGFHVHALGDTTNGCMSTGPHFNPAGKLHGAPEDEN; the protein is encoded by the exons atggCATCTTTTTCATGGACGGAGGAGGATATGCTACGGTGCTGCGGTAGCAAGCGTTTCGCCAAGGAGCTCGCCTCCACCTCTCCGTTTTCTGACCTCCACCACGCAATCCAGTTCGCCCATGGGATCTGGTTCAATAAGGTCGCACTTTTGACCTCTTCTTCTACCTCTTTCTCtttttcagt AACACCTAAGGAAATGGTGAAGGCTGTTGCTGTCTTGGGTAACAGTGAGGGTGTTAAGGGCACAATTTACTTCGTCCAGGAAGGAGATG GTCCAACCACCATCACCGGATCCATCACTGGCCTCAAGCCTGGGCTTCATGGCTTCCATGTGCATGCTCTTGGAGACACCACCAATGGATGCATGTCAACTG GGCCTCATTTTAATCCTGCTGGAAAGTTACATGGTGCTCCTGAAGATGAAAACTGA